In one Streptomyces sp. NBC_01288 genomic region, the following are encoded:
- a CDS encoding glycoside hydrolase family 27 protein, which yields MTSHPQVRTPAASRRTRRATVVAIATVLAATAAPVATAQTKASAATAQTGVDQGAPDYYDSGLAPTPYMGWNTYYGLGAPTEQQVRSVADKLVNSGLRDAGYDIVWLDGGWQADNPRDAQGRLVANPTRFPSGIPALVSYLHKRGLKAGIYTDAGAYDGGKSCGLGSRGHYDADARQFAGWKVDAVKVDFLCGIGAKLDPGPAFKEFSDAVAKSGRKMLLNLCNPLTDDWGLPHTPEQDAHNTYVYAPTIADSWRTGTDIAWGTPSPGQWPNILRNMDANAWHPEAQGPGHYNDPDYLIPMRQMTDGTLELTQEESTTQYVMWAEMGSPLVLGSDPRTLSDSMLDTLRNPEIIAVDQDPLAVQGVRVASDSVGDVYSKVLTGDGRRAVVLLNRSDQPALRTVQFADTGLGGSVRVRDLRARADRGSHTGSYTVEVPAHGTALLKLTGADALPGTNLGQKTTASPTVVRDGDRLTTFLRGAHGSLVQQTDGRTKDLGGPAKGGILGQPAAYASAGGRIDVFVRGADSRVYRRVYASGRWGAWQSLGGQVADAPSVAFTDPAHWTLFATGTDGQVVQRGPSTGWTSLGAPGGRAVYGRPSAAVDAQGKVQVAVRSAADDVWTRSRDVSGEWSPWASVGGTVSGSPTLVAVGDAVVLYARAADYTLWQQRYENGAWQGWTKQQAFPSGAFDGALGAVAGPGGTVDAVFRGVDGYVHLTQFN from the coding sequence GTGACTTCACATCCGCAGGTCCGCACACCCGCGGCTTCGAGACGGACGCGCCGTGCCACCGTCGTCGCCATCGCGACCGTACTGGCGGCGACCGCCGCCCCGGTGGCCACGGCGCAGACCAAGGCATCCGCGGCCACGGCGCAGACCGGCGTCGACCAGGGCGCACCCGACTACTACGACAGCGGCCTCGCGCCGACGCCCTACATGGGCTGGAACACCTACTACGGTCTGGGCGCGCCCACGGAGCAGCAGGTACGCTCCGTCGCGGACAAGCTGGTCAACAGCGGTCTGCGGGACGCCGGTTACGACATCGTGTGGCTCGACGGCGGCTGGCAGGCCGACAACCCGCGTGACGCGCAAGGGCGGTTGGTCGCCAACCCGACCCGCTTCCCCTCCGGTATCCCCGCCCTCGTCTCCTATCTGCACAAGCGCGGCCTGAAGGCGGGCATCTACACCGACGCCGGCGCCTACGACGGCGGCAAGAGCTGCGGGCTCGGCAGCAGGGGCCACTACGACGCGGACGCACGGCAGTTCGCCGGCTGGAAGGTCGACGCGGTCAAGGTCGACTTCCTGTGCGGCATCGGCGCCAAGCTCGATCCGGGCCCGGCGTTCAAGGAGTTCAGCGACGCGGTGGCCAAGTCCGGCCGCAAGATGCTCCTGAACCTGTGCAACCCGCTCACCGACGACTGGGGCCTGCCGCACACCCCCGAGCAGGACGCGCACAACACGTACGTCTACGCCCCGACGATCGCCGACTCCTGGCGCACCGGCACGGACATCGCCTGGGGCACCCCGAGCCCCGGTCAATGGCCCAACATCCTGCGCAACATGGACGCCAACGCCTGGCACCCCGAGGCGCAGGGACCCGGGCACTACAACGACCCGGACTACCTCATCCCGATGCGCCAAATGACCGACGGCACACTGGAGTTGACCCAGGAGGAGTCCACCACGCAGTACGTGATGTGGGCCGAGATGGGCTCACCGCTCGTCCTGGGTTCCGACCCGCGCACCCTGTCGGACTCGATGCTCGACACTCTGCGCAACCCGGAGATCATCGCCGTCGACCAGGACCCGCTGGCCGTCCAGGGCGTACGCGTGGCCAGTGACTCCGTCGGCGACGTCTACAGCAAGGTCCTCACCGGTGACGGCCGACGCGCGGTCGTCCTGCTCAACCGGTCCGACCAACCCGCCCTGCGCACCGTGCAGTTCGCGGATACCGGGCTCGGCGGGTCGGTCCGGGTGCGCGACCTGCGGGCTCGCGCCGACCGGGGCTCGCACACGGGGTCGTACACCGTCGAGGTCCCCGCGCACGGCACCGCACTCCTGAAGCTGACCGGAGCGGACGCCCTGCCCGGTACGAACCTGGGCCAGAAGACCACCGCGAGTCCGACTGTCGTACGTGACGGCGACAGGCTCACCACCTTCCTGCGCGGAGCGCACGGCTCGCTCGTCCAGCAGACCGACGGCAGGACGAAGGATCTCGGCGGTCCCGCGAAGGGCGGGATTCTCGGCCAGCCCGCCGCTTACGCCTCGGCCGGCGGTCGGATCGACGTCTTCGTGCGCGGGGCCGACTCCCGGGTGTACCGGCGGGTCTACGCCAGTGGTCGTTGGGGTGCGTGGCAGAGCCTGGGCGGCCAAGTGGCCGACGCGCCGTCGGTGGCGTTCACCGATCCCGCGCACTGGACGCTGTTCGCCACGGGCACGGACGGGCAGGTCGTGCAGCGTGGGCCCTCGACCGGCTGGACCTCGCTCGGCGCACCCGGTGGCCGGGCGGTGTACGGCCGGCCGTCCGCAGCCGTGGACGCGCAGGGGAAGGTGCAGGTCGCCGTGCGCAGCGCGGCCGACGACGTGTGGACGCGGTCCCGGGACGTGTCGGGGGAGTGGTCGCCGTGGGCGTCGGTCGGCGGGACCGTCAGCGGGAGTCCGACGCTGGTCGCCGTAGGGGATGCCGTGGTGCTGTACGCGCGGGCCGCCGACTACACGCTCTGGCAGCAGCGGTACGAGAACGGTGCGTGGCAGGGCTGGACCAAGCAACAGGCTTTCCCCAGCGGCGCGTTCGACGGTGCGCTCGGGGCGGTGGCCGGGCCGGGCGGGACGGTCGACGCGGTGTTCCGCGGAGTCGACGGCTACGTTCACCTGACCCAGTTCAACTAA